A genomic segment from Ptychodera flava strain L36383 chromosome 23 unlocalized genomic scaffold, AS_Pfla_20210202 Scaffold_23__1_contigs__length_28996876_pilon, whole genome shotgun sequence encodes:
- the LOC139123780 gene encoding uncharacterized protein, translating to MKTSERIILLITVIFIAWTTKASSLANPPLITEDSFVITGPESLTFSPYYYTDFTFSVNLYRESGGDGDFELSQIYFMFLDDPDYDFSSGYALSVGQSPEPTPIIPEGVDITGWTVSMRPDMGNCQYYKYICILPAGSDISCFNATEMIDCDSTVNPVLDSIFEPDCPPPTHGFSQLQLRAGRNKVFTLRSTQQSV from the exons ATGAAGACTTCCGAACGGATCATCTTATTGATAACTGTGATTTTCATCGCCTGGACCACCAAAGCTA GTTCGCTGGCGAATCCACCGCTAATTACTGAAGATTCGTTCGTCATTACCGGTCCTGAATCTCTTACGTTCAGTCCTTACTACTATACTGATTTTACCTTCTCCGTCAACTTGTATAGAGAAAGTGGCGGCGATGGCGACTTTGAACTTTCTCAAATATACTTTATGTTTCTGGATGATCCAGATTATGACTTTTCCTCTGGCTACGCTTTATCCGTGGGACAATCGCCCGAGCCTACTCCAATAATACCTGAAGGCGTTGACATCACTGGCTGGACCGTGTCAATGAGGCCTGATATGGGCAACTGTCAATACTACAAGTACATATGCATCTTACCTGCTGGAAGCGATATAAGTTGTTTTAACGCCACAGAGATGATTGACT gCGACAGTACTGTAAATCCGG TGCTGGACAGTATATTTGAACCTGACTGCCCCCCTCCGACACATGGGTTTTCTCAGCTGCAGTTACGGGCTGGCCGGAACAAGGTGTTCACCctacgatctacgcaacagtcTGTGTAA
- the LOC139123493 gene encoding uncharacterized protein produces the protein MNTFDRIILLITVIFIAWTTKASSLANPPLITEDSFVITGPESLTFSPYYYTDFTFSVNLYRESGGDGDFELSQIYFMFLDDPDYDFSSGYALSVGQSPEPTPITPEGVDITGWTVSMRPDMGNCQYYKYICILPAESDISCFNATEMIDCDSTVDPDATTDVPGTGCNGGNAVSAAGLIVAMATLLASRISGQGSKI, from the exons ATGAATACTTTCGACCGGATCATCTTATTGATAACTGTGATTTTCATCGCCTGGACCACCAAAGCTA GTTCGCTGGCGAATCCACCGCTAATTACTGAAGATTCGTTCGTCATTACCGGTCCTGAATCTCTTACGTTCAGTCCTTACTACTATACTGATTTTACCTTCTCCGTCAACTTGTATAGAGAAAGTGGCGGCGATGGCGACTTTGAACTTTCTCAAATATACTTTATGTTTCTGGATGATCCAGATTATGACTTTTCCTCTGGCTACGCTTTATCCGTGGGACAATCGCCCGAGCCTACTCCAATAACACCTGAAGGCGTTGACATCACTGGCTGGACCGTGTCAATGAGGCCTGATATGGGCAACTGTCAATACTACAAGTACATATGCATCTTACCTGCTGAAAGCGATATAAGTTGTTTTAACGCCACAGAGATGATTGATT GCGACAGTACTGTAGATCCGG ATGCTACAACAGATGTTCCTG GTACAGGTTGCAATGGTGGAAACGCGGTTTCTGCGGCTGGACTGATTGTCGCCATGGCAACCCTCCTGGCCAGTCGCATTTCTGGACAAGGGTCGAAGATATAG